Proteins from a genomic interval of Micromonospora sp. NBC_00389:
- a CDS encoding ABC transporter permease yields MTVRRARRASGRADVPAAPPGAPPAPAGRRRLAELTGSWRAALRIARRESRRARRRTALVLAMIALPVLVLAFLAVSYDMAELTPQERIDRRLGVADAELRWITDTPIGQDEWGEGWYTREGDHGTNGRVATAAEVSTLLGPGSRVTEVRALLPLTVRGPERDENVEGRVLDLNDPLARGLVRFRAGRAPRQPGEVAVSPAALRRLDVRLGDAVATADGTRAYTVVGVVEFPDDLGPVLALHPGAVPRSDPLPDSSWLVDVPGTVDAALVSRLNDHGVLVTPRHPTIPAAGQSRPWPGSIGPSSATDLSTGVLIAGLGLLEVVLLVGPAFAVGVRRRRRDLALVAVAGGDAAQLRRVVLADGVVLGVLGAAAGLILGVGTAFAGRPLVEQYVFGARFGGYRCWPSALMLLGGVAVLAGVLAALAPAWTAARQDVIAGLAGRRTPPPSRARWLTIGLALVAGGAALAAFGATRTSPAVILTGLILGELGLVCCTPTLIGALARLGRVLPLAPRIALRDASRNRAVAAPAICAVMAAVAGSVALGGYLASDGARDTRAYQPMLPTGHVLVSATEPTRLPRPTLAEVTTAAQAQLGAGAVAAVHTVACPPDGNPGDYCYVAPRLPPERACPWLPGDNLAPAERRQARADPRCQLRDGDYYGGYVETLVDDGSALPILTGADPAATAAATAVLRAGGVVVTDPRYLHDGLVTVQVSRAEAGTDGPNGASDLPGYALPAAVGQPRLLLSPSAVRQLGLNSSQTGWVIDTPAPPDENRQERFTGALRSFGAFSLSVEQGAAPRDVSPLLLLLAAAAGLITVGAAGIATALAAAEGRAELSTLAAVGAAPAVRRLLAICQAGVIAGLGSVLGIVAGLGTAAIVLFSVNRQYATSWPVSEPYPFLVPWPALGVLVLVPMVAMLGAGLFTRARLPIERRLD; encoded by the coding sequence GTGACCGTCCGCCGGGCGCGCCGGGCCTCCGGCCGTGCCGACGTCCCGGCGGCACCGCCGGGCGCGCCGCCGGCACCCGCGGGCCGGCGTCGGTTGGCCGAGCTGACCGGCTCCTGGCGGGCGGCGCTGCGGATCGCCCGGCGGGAGTCGCGCCGGGCCCGCCGGCGAACCGCCCTGGTGCTCGCCATGATCGCCCTGCCGGTGCTGGTGCTGGCCTTCCTGGCCGTAAGCTACGACATGGCCGAGCTGACCCCGCAGGAGCGCATCGACCGCCGACTCGGCGTCGCCGACGCGGAGCTGCGGTGGATCACCGACACCCCGATCGGGCAGGACGAGTGGGGCGAAGGCTGGTACACCCGGGAGGGCGACCACGGGACAAACGGTCGGGTGGCCACCGCCGCCGAGGTGTCCACGCTGCTCGGCCCCGGCAGCCGGGTCACCGAGGTGCGCGCTCTACTCCCGCTGACGGTGCGCGGCCCGGAGCGCGACGAGAACGTCGAAGGACGGGTACTGGACCTCAACGACCCGTTGGCCCGGGGGCTGGTGCGGTTCCGGGCCGGACGGGCACCGCGGCAGCCCGGCGAGGTCGCCGTGAGCCCGGCGGCGCTACGCCGCCTGGACGTACGCCTCGGCGACGCCGTGGCCACCGCCGACGGCACCCGGGCGTACACCGTGGTCGGGGTGGTCGAGTTTCCCGACGATCTCGGCCCGGTGTTGGCGTTGCACCCGGGTGCCGTGCCACGAAGCGATCCGCTGCCGGACAGCAGCTGGCTGGTGGACGTGCCCGGCACCGTCGACGCCGCGCTGGTGTCCCGACTCAACGACCATGGCGTGCTGGTCACCCCGCGCCACCCGACCATCCCGGCGGCGGGACAGTCGCGGCCGTGGCCCGGGTCCATCGGTCCGAGCAGCGCCACGGACCTGAGCACCGGCGTGCTGATCGCCGGCCTCGGGCTGCTGGAGGTGGTGCTGCTGGTCGGGCCGGCCTTCGCGGTCGGCGTCCGCCGCCGGCGGCGGGACCTGGCACTGGTCGCGGTTGCCGGTGGGGACGCCGCCCAACTGCGTCGGGTCGTGCTCGCCGACGGCGTGGTGCTGGGCGTGCTGGGCGCCGCCGCCGGCCTGATTCTCGGCGTCGGCACGGCGTTCGCCGGTCGTCCGCTCGTGGAGCAGTACGTCTTCGGCGCCCGCTTCGGCGGGTACCGCTGCTGGCCGTCGGCGCTGATGCTGCTCGGGGGGGTCGCGGTGCTGGCCGGGGTGCTGGCCGCGCTGGCACCGGCCTGGACCGCCGCCCGGCAGGACGTCATCGCCGGGCTCGCCGGGCGACGCACCCCTCCCCCGAGCCGAGCCCGGTGGCTGACCATCGGGCTGGCACTGGTGGCCGGCGGGGCGGCGCTGGCGGCGTTCGGGGCCACCCGAACCTCACCGGCGGTGATCCTCACCGGCCTGATCCTCGGCGAACTGGGCTTGGTCTGCTGCACACCCACACTGATCGGCGCACTCGCCCGCCTCGGCCGGGTGCTGCCCCTGGCACCCCGGATCGCGCTACGCGACGCCAGCCGCAACCGGGCCGTCGCGGCACCGGCGATCTGCGCCGTGATGGCGGCGGTGGCCGGCAGCGTCGCGCTCGGCGGGTACCTGGCCAGCGACGGGGCCCGCGACACGCGCGCCTACCAACCGATGCTGCCGACCGGGCACGTGCTGGTCAGTGCGACCGAGCCGACCCGGCTGCCCCGACCCACGCTGGCCGAGGTCACCACCGCGGCCCAGGCGCAGCTGGGCGCCGGCGCGGTGGCCGCGGTGCACACCGTGGCCTGCCCACCGGATGGCAACCCCGGCGACTACTGCTACGTCGCACCGAGGCTGCCGCCGGAGCGGGCCTGCCCCTGGCTGCCCGGGGACAACCTCGCCCCGGCGGAGCGCCGGCAGGCCCGGGCCGACCCGCGCTGCCAGCTCCGCGACGGGGACTACTACGGCGGCTACGTCGAGACGCTGGTGGACGACGGCAGCGCCCTGCCGATCCTCACCGGCGCGGACCCGGCGGCCACCGCTGCCGCCACCGCGGTGCTGCGCGCCGGGGGCGTCGTGGTGACCGACCCGCGCTACCTGCACGACGGCCTGGTGACCGTGCAGGTGAGCCGGGCGGAGGCCGGAACGGACGGGCCGAACGGTGCCAGCGATCTGCCCGGGTACGCGCTGCCCGCGGCAGTCGGGCAGCCCCGCCTGCTGCTGTCCCCGTCCGCGGTCCGACAGCTCGGCCTGAATTCGTCCCAGACCGGCTGGGTGATCGACACCCCGGCCCCGCCGGACGAGAACCGGCAGGAGCGGTTCACCGGTGCGCTGAGGTCCTTTGGGGCGTTCTCGCTGAGCGTGGAGCAGGGCGCCGCCCCCCGCGACGTGTCACCGCTGCTCCTGCTGCTCGCCGCGGCGGCCGGGCTGATCACGGTGGGCGCGGCCGGAATCGCCACCGCGCTCGCCGCCGCCGAGGGGCGCGCCGAGCTGTCCACACTCGCGGCCGTCGGCGCGGCCCCGGCGGTACGCCGGCTGCTGGCGATCTGCCAGGCCGGGGTCATCGCCGGCCTCGGCTCGGTACTCGGCATCGTGGCCGGGCTGGGCACCGCCGCGATCGTGCTGTTCTCCGTCAACCGGCAGTACGCCACCAGCTGGCCCGTGAGCGAGCCGTACCCGTTCCTGGTGCCGTGGCCGGCGCTCGGCGTCCTGGTGCTGGTGCCGATGGTGGCGATGCTCGGCGCCGGCCTGTTCACGCGTGCCCGCCTGCCCATCGAGCGGCGGTTGGACTGA
- a CDS encoding ABC transporter ATP-binding protein, which translates to MSGADDAVLELRAVHRTHGVGPAAVHALRGVSLVVRPGELVAVMGPSGSGKSTLLALAGGLDRPTRGEVRVEGQPLGALDRRGLAQLRRRRIGYIFQQLNLLGSLSAMENVALPLELDGAGGRRARAAALAALAEVGLPALGDRFPDQLSGGQQQRVAIARALVGERRLVLADEPTGALDSQTGEAVLHLLRRRVDAGAAGVLVTHEARHAGWADRVVFLRDGVLVDTTAPLGSVEQLLSGSDR; encoded by the coding sequence GTGAGCGGAGCGGACGACGCGGTGCTGGAGCTTCGCGCCGTCCACCGCACCCACGGGGTCGGCCCGGCGGCGGTGCACGCGTTGCGCGGCGTCAGCCTGGTCGTCCGGCCGGGTGAGCTGGTCGCCGTGATGGGTCCGTCCGGCTCCGGCAAGTCGACACTGCTGGCCCTCGCCGGCGGCCTGGACCGCCCGACCCGCGGCGAGGTCCGGGTCGAGGGGCAGCCGTTGGGTGCGCTGGACCGCCGAGGGCTGGCCCAGCTGCGCCGCCGCCGGATCGGCTACATCTTCCAGCAGCTCAACCTGCTGGGCAGCCTAAGCGCGATGGAGAACGTCGCCCTCCCGCTGGAACTCGACGGCGCCGGCGGGCGCCGGGCCCGCGCGGCGGCCCTCGCCGCGCTGGCCGAGGTGGGCCTGCCGGCGCTGGGCGACCGCTTCCCCGACCAGCTCTCCGGCGGCCAGCAGCAGCGGGTCGCCATCGCCCGCGCGCTTGTCGGCGAGCGGCGGCTGGTGCTCGCCGACGAGCCGACCGGGGCGTTGGACTCGCAGACCGGCGAGGCGGTGCTGCACCTGCTGCGCCGCCGGGTCGACGCGGGCGCAGCCGGCGTACTGGTCACCCATGAGGCGCGACACGCCGGCTGGGCCGACCGGGTGGTGTTCCTGCGGGACGGGGTGCTGGTCGACACGACGGCACCGCTGGGCAGCGTCGAGCAACTGCTGTCCGGTAGCGACCGGTGA
- a CDS encoding PadR family transcriptional regulator translates to MSIRHGLLALLERGQMYGYQLRAAFEESTGSTWPLNIGQVYTTLSRLERDGLVRPLPESESGQRPYEITDAGRADLALWFATPISRTDRPRDELAIKLALALTTPGVDVRSVVQAQRSATMRALQELTRLKYGSNRPEDLPWRLVLDSMVFQAEAEVRWLDHCETSLVRHQPGTPAPPVPRAGDADMSDAARWADEEARR, encoded by the coding sequence ATGTCCATCCGTCACGGGTTGCTCGCCCTGCTCGAACGTGGCCAGATGTACGGCTACCAGCTGCGCGCCGCGTTCGAGGAGTCGACCGGCTCGACCTGGCCGCTGAACATCGGGCAGGTCTACACCACGCTCTCCCGGCTGGAGCGGGACGGTCTGGTGCGCCCGCTGCCGGAGAGCGAGTCCGGGCAACGCCCGTACGAGATCACCGACGCCGGCCGGGCGGATCTGGCGCTGTGGTTCGCCACCCCGATCAGCCGCACCGACCGCCCCCGCGACGAGCTGGCGATCAAGCTGGCGCTGGCGCTGACCACCCCCGGCGTGGACGTCCGCTCGGTGGTACAGGCCCAGCGCAGCGCGACGATGCGGGCGTTGCAGGAGTTGACCCGGTTGAAGTACGGCAGCAACCGGCCGGAGGACCTGCCCTGGCGGCTGGTGCTGGACTCGATGGTGTTCCAGGCCGAGGCGGAGGTGCGCTGGCTGGACCACTGCGAGACCAGCCTGGTCCGGCACCAGCCCGGCACCCCCGCGCCGCCCGTGCCGAGAGCCGGCGACGCCGACATGTCCGACGCGGCGCGGTGGGCCGACGAGGAGGCGCGACGGTGA
- a CDS encoding ferritin-like domain-containing protein, with the protein MRQPSAPEALAAALSAEYAAIYAYGRIGVRLTGAARDAARQAEAAHRRRRDALVVQLSTSGGDVPPDRAGYALPFAVTDKASALRLAVEVEERTAAHWRAALASTTGADRDQALAALVECAVRATRWRKTAGLTPQTVAFPGRPT; encoded by the coding sequence GTGAGGCAGCCATCCGCCCCGGAGGCGCTCGCCGCCGCCCTCTCCGCCGAGTACGCGGCCATCTACGCCTACGGGCGGATCGGCGTCCGGCTGACCGGGGCGGCGCGGGACGCCGCGCGCCAGGCAGAGGCCGCGCACCGCCGCCGGCGCGACGCGCTGGTGGTGCAGCTCAGCACCTCCGGTGGCGACGTGCCACCGGACCGGGCCGGGTACGCGCTGCCGTTCGCGGTCACCGACAAGGCGAGCGCGTTGCGGCTGGCGGTCGAGGTGGAGGAGCGCACCGCGGCGCACTGGCGGGCGGCGCTGGCGTCCACCACCGGCGCCGACCGGGACCAGGCGCTGGCCGCCCTGGTCGAGTGCGCCGTGCGGGCCACCCGCTGGCGCAAGACCGCCGGGCTCACCCCGCAAACTGTCGCGTTTCCCGGCCGCCCCACCTGA
- the rimP gene encoding ribosome maturation factor RimP: MTQRGRATRSTDRPRGGVSPRGGDLTARRNRLRAVIEPVVNGVGYDLEDLSVSRAGRRHVVRVIVDADGGIDLDAVADVSRAVSAALDAAEETGGDIVAGEYQLEVSSPGVDRPLTLPRHWRRNVSRLVKVTVRGAAVLPDQRGEQPTGDRQVTGRVVGADDEGVQLETDDGRASWAYAQLGPGRVQVEFTRLAELGEPDEFDDADDTDDADDADETDEIDDSDDIDDEDDVEDEER; the protein is encoded by the coding sequence ATGACGCAGCGTGGCCGTGCCACCAGGTCGACGGATCGACCCCGTGGTGGTGTGAGTCCCCGCGGCGGTGATCTCACCGCGCGACGTAACCGGTTGCGGGCCGTGATCGAGCCCGTGGTCAACGGCGTGGGCTACGACCTGGAGGACCTGTCGGTTTCCCGGGCCGGCCGCCGGCACGTGGTGCGGGTGATCGTGGACGCCGACGGCGGGATCGACCTGGACGCCGTCGCGGACGTCTCCCGCGCGGTCTCGGCCGCGCTCGACGCCGCCGAGGAGACCGGCGGCGACATCGTCGCCGGGGAGTACCAGCTGGAGGTCAGCTCACCGGGCGTGGACCGGCCGCTCACCCTGCCCCGGCACTGGCGGCGCAACGTCAGTCGGCTGGTCAAGGTCACCGTCCGGGGCGCGGCCGTGCTGCCCGATCAGCGCGGCGAGCAGCCCACCGGGGACCGCCAGGTCACCGGCCGGGTGGTCGGGGCCGACGACGAGGGCGTGCAGTTGGAGACCGACGACGGCCGGGCCTCCTGGGCGTACGCCCAGTTGGGCCCCGGTCGGGTGCAGGTCGAGTTCACCCGGCTCGCCGAGCTGGGTGAGCCGGACGAGTTCGACGACGCGGACGATACCGACGACGCGGACGACGCGGACGAGACAGACGAGATCGACGATTCAGACGACATCGACGACGAAGATGATGTGGAGGACGAGGAGAGGTGA
- the nusA gene encoding transcription termination factor NusA, with protein MNIDLAALRALEREREIPFDTILAAIETALLTAYRHTDGAEPHARVEIDRKSGAALVYAQEMDEDGSLVREWDDTPHDFGRIAAMTAKQVILQRLREATDEVHFGEYVGRDGDLVTGVVQAHEARSEKGIVSVDLGKLEGVLPQSEQVPGERYVHGERIRCVVVHVAKGMRGPQITLSRSHPALVKKLFALEVPEIADGTVEIGAIAREAGHRTKIAVRSATPGVNAKGACIGPMGQRVRAVMSELHGEKIDIIDWSDDPATFVGNALSPAKALRVEVVDLATRTARVTVPDFQLSLAIGREGQNARLAARLTGWRIDIRSDAEQTSPAARGAADHVREPGGAISGS; from the coding sequence GTGAACATCGACCTCGCGGCGCTGCGCGCACTCGAGCGCGAGCGGGAGATCCCGTTCGACACGATTCTCGCGGCGATCGAGACCGCGTTGCTGACCGCCTACCGGCACACCGACGGTGCCGAGCCGCACGCCCGGGTGGAGATCGACCGCAAGTCGGGCGCCGCCCTGGTGTACGCGCAGGAGATGGACGAGGACGGCAGTCTGGTGCGGGAGTGGGACGACACTCCCCACGACTTCGGCCGGATCGCCGCCATGACCGCCAAGCAGGTGATCCTCCAGCGGCTGCGGGAGGCCACCGACGAGGTGCACTTCGGCGAGTACGTGGGTCGCGACGGTGACCTGGTCACCGGCGTGGTGCAGGCGCACGAGGCGCGGTCCGAGAAGGGCATCGTCAGCGTCGACCTGGGCAAGCTGGAGGGCGTGCTGCCGCAGTCCGAGCAGGTGCCCGGCGAGCGGTACGTGCACGGCGAGCGGATCCGCTGCGTGGTGGTCCATGTGGCCAAGGGCATGCGTGGTCCGCAGATCACCCTGTCCCGGTCGCACCCGGCGCTGGTCAAGAAGCTGTTCGCGCTGGAGGTGCCGGAGATCGCCGACGGCACGGTGGAGATCGGCGCGATCGCCCGTGAGGCAGGTCACCGCACCAAGATCGCCGTACGCTCCGCCACCCCCGGGGTGAACGCCAAGGGTGCCTGTATCGGCCCGATGGGCCAGCGGGTGCGTGCCGTGATGAGCGAGCTGCACGGTGAGAAGATCGACATCATCGACTGGTCGGATGACCCGGCCACCTTCGTCGGCAACGCGTTGTCGCCGGCCAAGGCGCTGCGGGTCGAGGTGGTGGATCTGGCCACCCGGACCGCAAGGGTGACCGTGCCGGACTTCCAGCTCTCTCTTGCCATCGGGCGGGAGGGGCAGAATGCCCGCCTCGCGGCCCGGTTGACCGGTTGGCGGATCGACATCCGCTCCGACGCGGAGCAGACCAGCCCGGCCGCGCGGGGCGCGGCTGATCACGTCCGGGAGCCGGGCGGCGCGATCTCGGGCAGCTAG
- a CDS encoding YlxR family protein, with amino-acid sequence MVRRAQPERTCVGCRQRAPASELLRVVAIGDEAGHSLRPDPLRRLPGRGANMHPDPACFALAVRRRAFGRALRITGVPDHGALAEHVDAPTTTSGQPDRARVASKVGRPT; translated from the coding sequence GTGGTACGACGCGCGCAGCCGGAGCGCACTTGTGTGGGTTGCCGGCAACGTGCGCCGGCCAGCGAATTGCTGCGGGTCGTAGCGATCGGGGACGAGGCTGGTCACAGCCTCCGGCCTGATCCGCTCCGCAGGCTGCCGGGTCGGGGAGCGAACATGCACCCGGATCCGGCCTGCTTCGCGCTGGCAGTGCGGCGCCGCGCCTTCGGGCGTGCGCTGCGCATCACCGGGGTCCCCGACCACGGTGCGCTGGCGGAGCACGTCGATGCGCCAACCACTACGTCCGGTCAGCCCGACCGGGCGAGGGTCGCTAGCAAGGTAGGACGACCGACATGA
- the infB gene encoding translation initiation factor IF-2, with the protein MAGKARVHELAKELGVESKTVLAKLKEMGEFVKSASSTVEAPVARRLRNAFVASAGAPAPAAPSAPAPTAAPASTPTPSPTPGAPRVSAKPMPPRRPSAPAPAPGPKPKGPVPGAPQPAAPVAKPASAHDIEVAAAEARAAALKAEQEAAVKAAQAARQQQRDNVRREPPADGNRPGPGPRPGPTAMPPRPGSPAARPGTPAPGPGARPGGRPPARGAGNNPFGIQGGQQQRPPAAGAGGPRPSGPAGMPPRPSPNSMPPRPSPASMPSQRPAAGRPGPGGAGRPGGGGGAGRPGGGGGGFRGGPGGGAGGGGGYRGGPGGGAGAGGGGGYRGGPGGGGGAPGGGFRPGAPSGGGGRPGAGGRGRGGGAAGAFGRPGGRPTRGRKSKKQRRQEFDNLSAPTMSSGAPRGQGQVVRLSRGASLSDFADKINANPGSLVQEMFNLGEMVTATQSCSDDTLQLLGEHLGFDIQIVSPEDEDRELLAQFNIDLDAEVAEERLVSRAPVVTVMGHVDHGKTKLLDAIRKANVVAGEAGGITQHIGAYQVHVPHDGVDRAVTFIDTPGHEAFTAMRARGAQVTDIVILVVAADDGVMPQTIEALNHAKAADVPIVVAVNKVDKPEANPDKVRQQLTEYGLVAEEYGGETMFVNVAAKPGIGIEELLEAVLLTADASLELTAPIDGPAQGVAIEAHLDKGRGAVATVLVQKGTLRAGDSIVAGGAHGRVRAMLDENGNQVAEAGPARPVMVLGLTAPPGAGDTFLAAADDRTVRQIAEQRQARRRAAAFANSRGRATLETLMEQLKEGEKTSLNLILKGDGSGSVEALEDALFNLDIPEEVQLKVLDRGVGAITESNVMLASASSEPVTIIGFNVRASNKVREMADREGVEIRYYTVIYQAIEEIEAALKGLLKPEYEEVELGSAEIRDVFRSSKIGNISGCIVRSGVIRRNAKARLLRDGAVVADNLTISSLKRFKDDATEVREGFECGLTLGGYNNVQAGDIIETFEMREKVRA; encoded by the coding sequence GTGGCAGGCAAGGCCCGCGTACACGAGCTTGCAAAAGAGCTCGGGGTCGAGAGTAAGACCGTTCTCGCCAAGCTGAAGGAAATGGGCGAGTTCGTGAAGTCCGCGTCCAGCACCGTCGAGGCGCCAGTCGCCCGGCGGCTGCGTAACGCATTCGTCGCGTCCGCCGGTGCTCCGGCGCCGGCCGCCCCGTCGGCGCCCGCGCCGACTGCGGCGCCGGCTTCGACCCCGACGCCATCCCCGACCCCGGGCGCGCCCCGGGTCTCGGCCAAGCCGATGCCGCCCCGGCGGCCGTCGGCCCCGGCCCCGGCCCCGGGTCCGAAGCCCAAGGGCCCGGTTCCCGGTGCGCCGCAACCGGCGGCTCCGGTCGCCAAGCCGGCGAGTGCCCACGACATCGAGGTGGCGGCCGCGGAGGCGCGTGCCGCCGCGCTGAAGGCTGAGCAGGAGGCCGCGGTCAAGGCCGCGCAGGCCGCCCGTCAGCAGCAGCGGGACAACGTCCGCCGGGAGCCTCCGGCAGACGGCAACCGTCCCGGCCCCGGCCCTCGGCCGGGTCCCACGGCGATGCCGCCCCGTCCCGGTTCACCGGCCGCCCGTCCGGGCACGCCGGCTCCGGGTCCGGGTGCCCGGCCCGGCGGTCGCCCGCCGGCGCGCGGCGCCGGTAACAACCCGTTCGGTATCCAGGGTGGCCAGCAGCAGCGGCCCCCGGCCGCTGGCGCGGGTGGTCCCCGGCCCAGTGGCCCGGCGGGTATGCCGCCGCGGCCGAGCCCGAACTCCATGCCGCCGCGGCCCAGCCCGGCGTCGATGCCGAGCCAGCGTCCGGCTGCCGGTCGTCCCGGTCCCGGTGGCGCTGGTCGCCCCGGTGGCGGTGGCGGCGCTGGTCGTCCCGGTGGCGGTGGCGGCGGCTTCCGCGGTGGTCCTGGCGGCGGTGCCGGTGGCGGCGGTGGTTACCGCGGTGGCCCCGGTGGCGGCGCGGGTGCCGGCGGTGGCGGTGGCTACCGTGGCGGTCCCGGCGGCGGTGGCGGTGCTCCCGGTGGCGGTTTCCGTCCGGGTGCTCCGTCCGGTGGCGGCGGTCGTCCGGGTGCCGGTGGTCGTGGTCGTGGCGGTGGCGCCGCGGGTGCCTTCGGGCGTCCGGGTGGCCGGCCGACGCGCGGTCGCAAGTCCAAGAAGCAGCGCAGACAGGAGTTCGACAACCTGTCGGCTCCGACCATGAGCTCGGGTGCTCCCCGGGGTCAGGGTCAGGTCGTCCGGCTCTCCCGTGGCGCCTCGCTGTCGGACTTCGCCGACAAGATCAACGCCAACCCGGGTTCGCTGGTCCAGGAGATGTTCAACCTGGGCGAGATGGTCACGGCGACCCAGTCCTGCTCGGACGACACCCTGCAGCTGCTGGGTGAGCACCTGGGCTTCGACATCCAGATCGTCAGCCCCGAGGACGAGGATCGCGAGCTGCTCGCGCAGTTCAACATCGACCTCGACGCGGAGGTGGCTGAGGAGCGTCTGGTCAGCCGTGCGCCGGTGGTGACCGTCATGGGTCACGTCGACCACGGTAAGACCAAGCTGCTCGACGCGATCCGCAAGGCGAACGTCGTGGCTGGCGAGGCGGGTGGCATCACCCAGCACATCGGTGCCTACCAGGTGCACGTCCCGCACGATGGCGTGGACCGCGCGGTGACCTTCATCGACACGCCGGGTCACGAGGCGTTCACCGCCATGCGTGCCCGTGGTGCGCAGGTGACGGACATCGTGATCCTGGTGGTCGCGGCCGACGACGGCGTGATGCCGCAGACCATCGAGGCGTTGAACCACGCCAAGGCGGCCGACGTGCCGATCGTGGTCGCGGTCAACAAGGTCGACAAGCCGGAGGCCAACCCGGACAAGGTCCGCCAGCAGCTGACCGAGTACGGCCTGGTCGCTGAGGAGTACGGCGGCGAGACCATGTTCGTCAACGTGGCAGCCAAGCCGGGCATCGGCATCGAGGAGCTTCTCGAGGCTGTCCTGCTGACCGCCGACGCGTCGCTGGAACTGACCGCTCCGATCGACGGGCCGGCGCAGGGTGTGGCCATCGAGGCGCACCTGGACAAGGGTCGCGGTGCGGTGGCGACGGTGCTGGTGCAGAAGGGCACCCTGCGGGCGGGCGACTCGATCGTCGCCGGCGGGGCGCACGGCCGGGTTCGGGCCATGCTCGACGAGAACGGCAACCAGGTTGCCGAGGCCGGGCCGGCGCGTCCGGTCATGGTCCTGGGTCTGACCGCGCCGCCCGGCGCGGGTGACACGTTCCTCGCCGCGGCGGACGACCGTACGGTGCGGCAGATCGCCGAGCAGCGCCAGGCGCGGCGGCGGGCGGCGGCATTCGCCAACTCCCGTGGTCGGGCCACCCTCGAGACGCTCATGGAGCAGCTCAAGGAGGGCGAGAAGACGTCGCTCAACCTCATCCTCAAGGGCGATGGCTCCGGTTCGGTGGAGGCCCTCGAGGACGCGCTGTTCAACCTCGACATCCCCGAGGAGGTCCAGCTCAAGGTCCTCGACCGGGGCGTCGGCGCGATCACCGAGAGCAACGTCATGCTCGCGAGCGCCTCGTCCGAGCCGGTCACGATCATCGGCTTCAACGTGCGGGCCTCGAACAAGGTCCGTGAGATGGCCGACCGCGAGGGCGTGGAGATCCGGTACTACACCGTCATCTACCAGGCCATCGAGGAGATCGAGGCTGCGCTCAAGGGCCTGCTCAAGCCGGAGTACGAGGAGGTCGAGCTGGGCAGCGCGGAGATCCGCGACGTCTTCCGCTCGTCCAAGATCGGCAACATCTCCGGTTGTATCGTCCGGTCGGGTGTCATCCGGCGCAACGCGAAGGCGCGCCTACTGCGGGACGGGGCGGTCGTGGCGGACAACCTCACGATCAGCTCCCTGAAGCGGTTCAAGGACGACGCCACGGAGGTCCGCGAGGGCTTCGAGTGTGGTCTGACCCTGGGTGGTTACAACAACGTCCAGGCCGGCGACATCATCGAGACCTTCGAGATGCGGGAGAAGGTTCGCGCCTGA
- a CDS encoding DUF503 domain-containing protein: protein MFTGTAVFDLLLPGDSRSLKAKRSYVRPIVAALRRFEVSVAEVGALDLHGRAQIAVAVVAAEAAHVREVLDSCERLVAARPEAELLSVRRRLYGADDD, encoded by the coding sequence ATGTTTACCGGAACCGCGGTCTTCGACCTGCTGCTGCCGGGCGACTCCCGGTCGCTCAAAGCCAAGAGATCATATGTACGGCCGATCGTGGCGGCGCTGCGCCGCTTCGAGGTGTCGGTCGCCGAGGTGGGAGCGCTCGACCTGCACGGTCGAGCGCAGATAGCGGTGGCCGTGGTGGCCGCCGAGGCGGCGCACGTCCGCGAGGTGCTGGACTCCTGCGAGCGTCTGGTGGCGGCTCGGCCCGAGGCCGAGTTGCTGTCGGTCCGGCGCCGGCTGTACGGCGCGGACGACGACTGA
- the rbfA gene encoding 30S ribosome-binding factor RbfA, whose amino-acid sequence MSDPAKVRRHAERVRELVASVVRSQIKDPRLGMITITDARITADLRDATVFYTVLGDVAAQSDTAAALESAKGMLRSTVGKALGLRHSPTLTFVLDDVQDQVKHIDDLLAAARNADAEVQRLAAQAEYAGEAQPYRVDEEDDETDEADQATDVDETPRGGEAR is encoded by the coding sequence ATGTCTGATCCGGCCAAGGTACGCCGGCACGCGGAACGGGTGCGTGAGCTGGTTGCGTCGGTGGTGCGGAGCCAGATCAAGGACCCGCGGCTCGGCATGATCACGATCACCGACGCCCGGATCACCGCCGACCTGCGTGACGCGACGGTTTTCTACACGGTGCTCGGTGACGTGGCGGCCCAGTCGGACACGGCGGCGGCGCTGGAGAGCGCCAAGGGGATGCTGCGCAGCACGGTCGGCAAGGCGCTGGGGTTGCGGCACTCGCCGACGCTCACCTTCGTCCTGGACGACGTCCAGGACCAGGTCAAGCACATCGACGACCTGCTCGCCGCGGCCCGTAACGCCGATGCCGAGGTGCAGCGGCTCGCCGCCCAGGCGGAGTACGCGGGCGAGGCGCAGCCGTACCGGGTCGACGAGGAGGACGACGAGACGGACGAGGCCGACCAGGCCACCGACGTCGACGAGACCCCCCGGGGTGGGGAAGCGCGGTGA